One Alnus glutinosa chromosome 3, dhAlnGlut1.1, whole genome shotgun sequence genomic region harbors:
- the LOC133864669 gene encoding uncharacterized protein LOC133864669 translates to MAPENDFQGLQLSAVMDTRQKVDGLKVFEIGKDMDNAANVRGKRDQECLKPKPKCNIRKSLAWDSAFFTSPGVLDPEELFQTLNLRDVGISLGSPGNGEQNIVPSESLKTERTSGFGKCDPRQSLAWDSAFFTSAGVLEPEELSMINKGFKKFESRTPDGIEELWRSVESNSTVDSTGGSPLTSLEIDLFEDIRGSAHRSTQVSNITASTSNLQRGRHMKNVCSSQKVDASSQVRMKPMPTSRGKSITRNGLERVISEASVPPQAHHGAGTGELNPKHAARSGELHLPSSLKPPKISKRANRISTAPTKRASWGTNHAKLETHNLEATSGNCLSGSKKPCLGVSSSRIRNSIPSPQSSLLSSPTATNESTISSSSSYSRLCGSAADTSGKSPFSSSRATATRHANLVATGSTFRTPPKYTTKKYELGDSNPTCLLSMSKSSSSTPPASSIDGCSLESLSTSLNQESNNTKASFYTTMDTHQQDEPCFGFESQETSSPIQYVNKILAESSSVPSDVSRTIKPSSLRRPSPKIGFFDAENPTMPMTNRGPQIHSGVGSALSESGTGVGAVNRTEYGKHQPPRTLKRTKNMKIGTQQTRVSSPALLIRPSSPVLFEEAENDFLEVSVFPGPVKDCFATTSRAQNNLHHRMKSKDCLTTKRLGDERDDAAKLGLGSTSKAEDKGNMSKMGRECDDQCYLKAKKHASRKHESCSIPHEDDKENLYGVEKQVESLSRNIGALDLSSDVMMEVREKRGRYITTEHQ, encoded by the exons ATGGCGCCCGAAAACGATTTTCAAGGACTTCAATtatcag CAGTTATGGATACTAGACAGAAGGTTGATGGTTTGAAGGTGTTTGAGATCGGAAAGGACATGGACAATGCGGCAAACGTACGTGGGAAAAGGGACCAGGAGTGTTTGAAACCAAAACCCAAGTGTAATATACGCAAGAGTTTGGCTTGGGATAGTGCCTTTTTCACGAGTCCAG GAGTTTTGGATCCAGAAGAGTTGTTCCAAACTCTTAACTTAAGAGATGTAGGAATTTCACTCGGCTCACCTGGAAATGGGGAACAAAATATTGTGCCTTCTGAGTCCCTGAAAACAGAAAGGACAAGCGGATTTGGCAAATGTGATCCACGCCAAAGTTTAGCTTGGGATAGTGCCTTTTTCACTAGTGCAG GAGTTCTGGAACCTGAGGAGTTGTCGATGATAAATAAAGGATTTAAGAAGTTTGAATCACGTACACCTGATGGGATTGAAGAACTTTGGAGGTCGGTTGAATCAAACTCTACAGTAGACAGTACTGGTGGTTCCCCTTTAACAAGCCTTGAGATTGATCTGTTTGAAGATATAAGAGGATCTGCACATAGATCAACTCAAGTATCCAACATAACAGCTTCTACTTCCAACTTGCAAAGAGGAAGACACATGAAAAATGTCTGCT CGTCACAAAAAGTGGATGCTTCCTCTCAAGTTCGG ATGAAACCCATGCCAACTTCCAGAGGGAAAAGCATCACCAGAAATGGATTAGAGAGGGTCATTAGTGAGGCTTCTGTTCCCCCACAAGCTCAT caTGGTGCTGGAACTGGAGAACTCAATCCAAAGCATGCTGCTAGAAGTGGAGAACTGCATCTTCCATCATCTCTAAAGCCCCCAAAGATATCAAAGCGGGCTAACCGAATTTCAACAGCTCCAACCAAAAGGGCTTCTTGGGGTACAAACCATGCCAAACTGGAAACTCATAATTTGGAAGCCACATCTG GAAACTGTTTGAGTGGGTCAAAAAAACCTTGCCTGGGTGTCTCATCAAGTAGAATCCGTAATTCTATTCCATCTCCACAATCATCTTTGTTGAGTTCACCCACTGCCACAAATGAATCCAcaatttcttcttcctcctcataCAGCAGGTTATGTGGTTCTGCAGCTGATACCTCTGGTAAATCTCCTTTTAGCTCTTCGAGAGCAACTGCTACCAGGCATGCCAATTTGGTTGCCACTGGCTCAACCTTTAGAACTCCTCCAAAATATACAACTAAAAAATATGAGCTGGGAGATTCTAACCCTACTTGTTTGTTATCCATGTCAAAGTCTTCCTCGAGTACACCACCTGCTAGCTCCATTGATGGATGCTCCTTGGAATCATTGTCAACTTCTTTGAATCAAGAATCAAATAACACGAAGGCAAGTTTTTATACTACAATGGATACCCATCAACAGGATGAACCCTGTTTTGGATTTGAAAGCCAGGAAACAAGTTCCCCAATTCAGTACGTCAACAAAATTTTAGCAGAAAGTAGCTCTGTTCCTTCAGACGTTTCAAGAACTATTAAACCTTCAAGTCTTAGAAGACCATCACCAAAGATTGGATTTTTTGATGCG GAAAATCCTACGATGCCAATGACAAATCGAGGTCCACAGATTCATTCAGGTGTAGGAAGTGCTCTGTCTGAAAGTGGCACCGGTGTTGGAGCTGTGAACAGAACAGAATATGGCAAGCATCAACCTCCAAGAACATTAAAGAGGACTAAGAATATGAAGATTGGTACTCAGCAAACAAGAGTGTCAAGTCCTGCTTTACTCATCAGGCCTTCATCTCCAGTGCTGTTTGAGGAAGCAGAAAATGATTTTCTAGAAGTATCTGTCTTTCCAGGGCCCGTGAAAGATTGTTTTGCCACAACGTCCAGAGCTCAGAATAATTTGCACCACAGAATGAAAAGCAAAGATTGCTTGACAACTAAGAGATTGGGTGATGAGAGAGATGATGCGGCAAAACTTGGTCTCGGATCTACTTCAAAGGCAGAAGACAAAGGAAATATGAGCAAAATGGGCAGAGAGTGTGACGATCAATGCTACCTAAAGGCCAAGAAGCATGCTTCAAGAAAGCATGAAAGTTGCAGCATACCTCATGAAGACGACAAGGAAAATTTATATGGTGTCGAAAAACAAGTTGAAAGTTTAAGTAGAAATATTGGAGCTCTTGATCTCAGCAGTGATGTGATGATGGAGGTTAGAGAGAAAAGGGGCCGCTATATTACTACTGAGCACCAATAA